CTCGGGCGCATGCTCGCCGAAAGCCGTTGGACTCACCGCCAGTTCGCGCGGGCGGTGAACCGCATCGGCACCGAGACCGGAACTCCCCTGCGTTATGACGAGTCGGGGGTGAGCCACTGGCTCGGAGGCACCATCCCTCGCGGTGCGGTGCGTGCATGCATCCTCGAAGCCCTTTCCCGCCGCCTCGGCCGCCCCGTCACCCATGCCGAGGCCGGGCTGCCCGTTCCACGCGATCGCTCCTCCGCAACTGCGGATACCGTGGAAGGAGTGATCGACCTGGGGAGGCTGGATATGGACCCGTCCCGCCGCAGTGTCCTGGGGGCCGGCCTGTTCTCCGTGGCCGTCACCATTCCCGGCTGGCCTGATGTGGTCGGGTGTGCCGATGCCGTCCAGTCCGGCCGCACGACTCGCATCGGCATGAACGAAGTGGACATGGTCATCGCCATGACCGAGCGGGTGTCGGACCTGGACGACGAGTTCGGCGGCCGTCACGCCCGCCCCATGGCGGCCTCCTTCATGGTCAACACCGTGGCCTCCTACCTGCGCGCCGACGCGTCCGAGGACGTACGCAAGGCGATGCTGTCCGCCGCCTCGGACCTGCTCTACCTGACGGGCTACATGGCCGTGGACGAAGGGCTGCACGGTCTCGCGCAGCGCTACTACGTCAAGGCTCTGGAGCTGGCGGGCGCTGCCGAGGACCACCTGACGTACTGCACCACCCTGCGGGGCATGAGCGTCCAGGCAGTCGACCTCGGCCACGGGGCGAAGGCCATGGAACTGGCCGACGCCGCTGCCGCCGCCTCCCCGAAAGCCGGCCCTCGGATGCTGGCCTTCCTCGTCGGCCAGCAGGCGCATGCCGCCGCGCAGACCGGCGACCGTGCGGGCGCGCTTCGCTACATCCGCGAAGCCGAGGCGGCCATGGACCGTGCCGAGTCACGCGGCAAGGCGTTCGGCTCGTACGACCCCTCTTCGCTCAACTACCACGTCAGCCAGGTGCGTTACGAACTCGGTGACAAGGCCGGAGCCGTCGAAGCCATGCAGCAGGCGGACCGGCTCCGCCCCAGCACGTACCAGCGCACACGCGTACACCGCCGCGGCCTG
The genomic region above belongs to Streptomyces marianii and contains:
- a CDS encoding tetratricopeptide repeat protein → MAKREPNAALGRMLAESRWTHRQFARAVNRIGTETGTPLRYDESGVSHWLGGTIPRGAVRACILEALSRRLGRPVTHAEAGLPVPRDRSSATADTVEGVIDLGRLDMDPSRRSVLGAGLFSVAVTIPGWPDVVGCADAVQSGRTTRIGMNEVDMVIAMTERVSDLDDEFGGRHARPMAASFMVNTVASYLRADASEDVRKAMLSAASDLLYLTGYMAVDEGLHGLAQRYYVKALELAGAAEDHLTYCTTLRGMSVQAVDLGHGAKAMELADAAAAASPKAGPRMLAFLVGQQAHAAAQTGDRAGALRYIREAEAAMDRAESRGKAFGSYDPSSLNYHVSQVRYELGDKAGAVEAMQQADRLRPSTYQRTRVHRRGLLAERQLELGHLEAACATWHQALDDYPKVQSGRADDRVKAMLGLLRPHLKNAAASGLYDRARTLASPPLVT